In the genome of Deinococcus yavapaiensis KR-236, one region contains:
- a CDS encoding SRPBCC family protein: MSIPISFKNTIQVRGRTDVLFRNALDPKRRAKWDPSFATGSYVGDERLASGNLVKFKLARRLLGMSFVAKFGSVQAPTRGGWETVRGFGPFDKLAQAWVFKPMPGGTEVTLSVNAAVRYKWIATTAERLLRSAAAQTLVELQRQVDAQGAQAVTEAAQEMARKQRESQKAQRGKRGLFGRKAK, from the coding sequence ATGTCGATTCCCATCTCTTTCAAGAACACGATTCAAGTGCGTGGCCGCACGGACGTGTTGTTTCGAAACGCCCTCGACCCGAAGCGGCGGGCGAAGTGGGACCCGAGCTTCGCGACCGGGTCGTACGTCGGAGACGAGAGACTCGCGAGCGGCAACCTCGTGAAGTTCAAGCTCGCGCGGCGTCTGCTCGGCATGTCCTTCGTGGCGAAGTTCGGCTCGGTGCAGGCTCCGACGCGTGGCGGATGGGAGACGGTGCGCGGCTTCGGTCCGTTCGACAAGCTCGCGCAGGCGTGGGTGTTCAAGCCCATGCCGGGCGGCACCGAGGTGACCCTCAGCGTGAACGCCGCCGTGCGCTACAAGTGGATCGCGACGACCGCAGAACGCCTTTTGCGTTCTGCCGCCGCGCAAACGCTCGTGGAGTTGCAGCGTCAGGTGGACGCCCAAGGCGCGCAAGCCGTGACGGAAGCCGCGCAGGAGATGGCGCGCAAGCAACGCGAATCGCAAAAGGCCCAGCGCGGCAAGCGCGGATTGTTCGGCCGCAAGGCGAAGTGA
- a CDS encoding PIG-L deacetylase family protein, with product MRILAVFAHPDDEIGCIGTLAKHAARGDEVMLVWTTLGELASQFGAASHEEVTRVRAEHGAWVAERIGARHHFFDMGDSRMTGGRDEALQLARLYARFRPDAVITWDDYSAHPDHRVTAKIVFDAVTLARIPKIVNEGLGDEERLDAHRAPVRIYQYHHPLSEFPSVTIDTSEFFEVGRDVARYYRDFYKWQWSDEQYLATREAAGRAASVKYGERFNLRAAHLPASAYLG from the coding sequence ATGCGAATCCTGGCTGTCTTTGCCCATCCGGACGACGAGATCGGCTGCATCGGTACCCTCGCGAAGCACGCGGCGCGCGGCGACGAGGTCATGCTCGTCTGGACGACCCTCGGCGAGCTCGCGTCGCAGTTCGGCGCGGCGTCGCACGAGGAAGTCACGCGCGTGCGCGCCGAACACGGCGCGTGGGTCGCCGAGCGAATCGGCGCTCGGCATCACTTCTTCGACATGGGCGATTCGCGCATGACCGGCGGGCGCGACGAGGCGTTGCAACTCGCGCGGCTGTACGCGCGCTTCCGGCCCGACGCGGTCATCACCTGGGACGATTACAGCGCCCACCCCGACCACCGAGTGACCGCCAAGATCGTGTTCGACGCCGTGACCCTCGCGCGCATTCCGAAAATCGTGAACGAGGGCTTGGGGGACGAGGAGCGCCTCGACGCCCACCGCGCGCCCGTCCGCATCTATCAGTACCATCATCCCCTCAGCGAGTTTCCGAGCGTCACCATCGACACGTCCGAGTTCTTCGAGGTCGGGCGCGACGTCGCTCGCTACTACCGCGACTTTTACAAGTGGCAGTGGTCCGACGAGCAGTACCTCGCCACGCGGGAAGCGGCGGGCCGCGCGGCGAGCGTGAAGTACGGAGAGCGCTTCAACTTGCGCGCCGCGCACCTTCCCGCCAGTGCATACCTCGGCTGA
- a CDS encoding MBL fold metallo-hydrolase, with translation MLTKVLDSLYALDVPIPYPMRTVTVLIDTASPVTMIDSALHTPDAIEAIESGLAELGLHWPDVERLIVTHHHPDHYGLAGLVEERSGAVVQMLDLDISRGARYWAMWESWLPGHVKHFVDHGTTPDVLETLESDSRTSRARVLPATRLAPLREGETGRLANRDWTVLWLPGHADGHLGLWNADEDLLIAGDAILPRISPNVGLYGYSRPDPLGDYFETLAKIRALNPARAVVGHHGPLMTGVAERAAQLTAHHEERLDLVRRELAERPRTAFDLSFAMFTRELGAGGRRFALAETLAHVEYLRLRGELAREWQGGAWVYRS, from the coding sequence ATGCTGACGAAGGTCCTCGATTCCCTGTACGCCCTCGACGTGCCCATTCCGTACCCCATGCGCACCGTGACCGTCCTGATCGACACGGCCTCGCCCGTGACCATGATCGACTCGGCCCTTCACACGCCCGACGCCATCGAAGCCATCGAAAGCGGCCTCGCCGAGCTCGGCTTGCACTGGCCCGACGTGGAACGCCTGATCGTGACGCACCACCATCCCGATCACTACGGACTCGCGGGCCTCGTGGAGGAACGCTCGGGCGCCGTCGTGCAGATGCTCGACCTCGACATCAGCCGAGGAGCGCGCTACTGGGCCATGTGGGAATCGTGGTTGCCGGGGCACGTCAAACACTTCGTGGATCACGGCACGACGCCCGATGTGCTCGAGACGCTCGAAAGCGACTCGCGCACGTCCCGCGCCCGCGTGTTGCCCGCGACGCGCCTCGCGCCGCTTCGGGAAGGGGAGACGGGCCGCCTTGCCAACCGAGACTGGACGGTGTTGTGGCTGCCCGGCCACGCCGACGGGCACCTCGGCTTGTGGAACGCCGACGAGGACCTCCTGATCGCCGGGGACGCCATCTTGCCGCGCATCTCGCCGAACGTCGGGTTGTACGGTTACTCGCGTCCCGATCCGCTCGGCGATTACTTCGAGACGCTCGCCAAGATCCGCGCCTTGAATCCCGCGCGGGCCGTCGTCGGACATCACGGGCCGCTCATGACCGGCGTGGCGGAGCGCGCCGCGCAACTCACGGCCCATCACGAGGAACGCCTCGACCTCGTGCGGCGCGAGCTCGCCGAGCGGCCCCGCACCGCCTTCGACCTCAGCTTCGCGATGTTCACGCGTGAGCTCGGGGCGGGCGGACGCCGCTTCGCGCTCGCCGAGACGCTCGCGCACGTCGAGTACTTGCGTCTGCGCGGCGAGCTCGCCCGAGAGTGGCAAGGCGGCGCTTGGGTGTACCGCTCTTGA
- a CDS encoding aspartate/glutamate racemase family protein yields MRRIGLIGGMSWESTLLYYRLVNQMVRDELGGLKSADLVLHSLDFDAVAALQRAERWDEAGRMLGDAGAGLARAGAQTLLICTNTMHLVADEVERRSGVPVIHIADVTANAAKKAGVTRLGLLATAFTMERPFYRDRLESHGLEVLVPCDTARAEVHRVIFEELCRGVVREESKAAYLQAARELIDRGAQGLILGCTEICMLISQADFDVPVFDTTELHARAAVAFALQDERVAAS; encoded by the coding sequence ATGCGAAGAATCGGCTTGATCGGCGGGATGAGTTGGGAGTCCACGTTGCTGTACTACCGCCTCGTGAATCAGATGGTGCGCGACGAGCTCGGCGGGTTGAAATCGGCGGACCTCGTGTTGCACTCGCTGGACTTCGACGCGGTCGCGGCCTTGCAACGCGCCGAACGTTGGGACGAAGCGGGCCGCATGCTCGGCGATGCGGGCGCGGGCCTCGCGCGCGCGGGCGCGCAAACGCTGCTGATCTGCACGAACACCATGCACCTCGTCGCGGACGAGGTGGAGCGCCGCTCGGGCGTCCCCGTCATCCACATCGCCGACGTGACCGCGAACGCCGCCAAGAAGGCGGGCGTGACGCGCCTCGGGCTGCTCGCCACGGCGTTCACGATGGAGCGTCCCTTCTACCGAGATCGGCTGGAGTCGCACGGTCTCGAGGTCCTCGTGCCGTGCGACACGGCGCGGGCGGAAGTCCACCGCGTGATTTTCGAGGAGCTGTGCCGAGGCGTCGTTCGTGAGGAATCGAAGGCCGCCTACTTGCAAGCGGCGCGCGAGCTCATCGACCGCGGCGCGCAAGGCTTGATTCTCGGATGTACCGAGATCTGCATGCTGATCTCGCAGGCGGACTTCGACGTGCCCGTGTTCGACACGACGGAGTTGCACGCGCGGGCGGCGGTGGCATTCGCGCTGCAAGACGAACGCGTCGCGGCAAGCTGA
- a CDS encoding glutathionylspermidine synthase family protein — MRRVAIPPRANWRARNEELGFLFHSMGGTYWDERAAYAFTAEQIDELEEATNELHRLSLIAVEHVVRENRFGELGMTPLAAELARRSWDHRAPPIYGRMDLAYDGVNAPKLLEYNADTPTALLEASVAQWAWLEDVLPDADQFNSIHERLLDAFSKWPIGPFHFACARDSQEDLGTVEYLRDVATQAGHTTKFLFVEDIGWNGADFVDLEGYRIDRLFKLYPWEWLVHEEFGGFIEPSGAQFAEPAWKAVLSNKGILKILWELFPGHPNLLPASFSPLPGEFVRKPLLSREGANVTLPGEASGGDYGAEGFVYQGYAPLPEFLDATGRPVYPVIGAWVIEGEAGGIGIREDDSRITKNTSRFVPHYFE, encoded by the coding sequence ATGCGGCGCGTCGCCATTCCACCTCGCGCGAATTGGCGCGCGCGCAACGAGGAGCTCGGCTTCCTCTTCCACTCGATGGGCGGCACGTATTGGGACGAGCGCGCCGCGTACGCCTTCACCGCCGAGCAGATCGACGAGCTCGAGGAGGCCACGAACGAGTTGCACCGCCTGTCGCTGATCGCCGTCGAGCACGTCGTGCGCGAGAACCGCTTCGGTGAACTCGGCATGACGCCGCTCGCCGCCGAGCTCGCTCGGCGGTCGTGGGACCACCGGGCTCCGCCGATCTATGGCCGGATGGACCTCGCGTACGACGGCGTGAACGCCCCGAAGCTTTTGGAGTACAACGCCGATACGCCCACGGCCCTGCTCGAAGCGAGCGTCGCGCAGTGGGCGTGGCTCGAAGACGTCCTGCCCGACGCCGACCAGTTCAATTCCATCCACGAGCGCCTTCTCGACGCCTTCTCGAAGTGGCCGATCGGTCCGTTTCACTTCGCGTGCGCCCGAGACTCGCAAGAAGACCTCGGCACCGTGGAGTACCTCAGGGACGTCGCCACGCAAGCGGGCCACACCACGAAGTTCTTGTTCGTGGAGGACATCGGTTGGAACGGCGCGGACTTCGTGGATCTCGAAGGCTACCGCATCGACCGTCTGTTCAAGCTCTACCCGTGGGAGTGGCTCGTTCACGAAGAATTCGGCGGATTCATCGAGCCGTCCGGCGCTCAGTTCGCCGAGCCCGCCTGGAAGGCCGTGCTCAGCAACAAGGGCATCCTCAAGATCTTGTGGGAACTCTTTCCGGGCCACCCGAACTTGCTGCCCGCGTCGTTCTCGCCGCTGCCCGGCGAGTTCGTCCGCAAGCCGTTGTTGTCGCGCGAGGGCGCCAACGTCACCCTTCCCGGCGAAGCGTCGGGCGGCGACTACGGCGCCGAGGGCTTCGTGTATCAAGGCTACGCGCCCCTGCCCGAATTTCTCGATGCCACGGGCCGACCCGTGTATCCCGTGATCGGCGCTTGGGTCATCGAAGGCGAGGCGGGCGGCATCGGCATTCGTGAGGACGATTCGCGGATCACGAAGAACACCAGCCGGTTCGTTCCGCATTACTTCGAGTGA
- the pstC gene encoding phosphate ABC transporter permease subunit PstC, whose translation MTKTLNSKSAVSRTSSRGDGPFRAVVIALSFVIVGAFVLAVLQLGGQALPALRAFGLTFLTHVGWDPVALKFGAASFIVGTLVSAFGALVLAVPLALAAAIFVTEYAPRWLAEPVSYLVELLAAIPSVIYGLWGVFVLVPILQKWQIALFVDNASPGGLLPSPALNWLVPTAPTGFGLLTAILILAIMVIPYTASVARDVIRLVPQDQREAMYALGATKWEVVRTAVLPYARAGIFGGVILSLGRALGETLAVTMVIGNTTNLPRNIWDSTATMSSIIANEFAEAARGLHLSSLLGIGLLLFVTSVIVNYLARLIIARLTPKGIR comes from the coding sequence ATGACGAAAACCTTGAACTCCAAATCGGCCGTTTCTCGCACCTCCTCGAGAGGAGACGGGCCTTTTCGCGCGGTCGTCATCGCCTTGTCGTTCGTCATCGTCGGCGCGTTCGTCCTCGCCGTGCTGCAACTTGGCGGGCAGGCGCTGCCCGCCCTGCGCGCGTTCGGCTTGACCTTCCTGACGCACGTCGGATGGGACCCCGTGGCCTTGAAGTTCGGCGCGGCGAGCTTCATCGTCGGAACGCTCGTCTCGGCCTTCGGGGCGCTCGTGCTCGCCGTGCCGCTCGCGCTCGCCGCCGCGATCTTCGTGACGGAGTACGCGCCGAGGTGGCTTGCCGAGCCCGTGTCGTACCTCGTGGAGCTTCTCGCCGCCATTCCCAGCGTCATCTACGGCCTTTGGGGCGTGTTCGTGCTCGTACCGATCTTGCAAAAATGGCAAATCGCGCTGTTCGTCGACAACGCCTCGCCGGGCGGTCTCCTGCCCAGTCCCGCGCTGAACTGGCTCGTGCCGACCGCCCCGACGGGGTTCGGGCTTCTCACGGCGATCCTCATCCTCGCGATCATGGTGATTCCCTACACCGCGTCCGTCGCGCGCGACGTCATTCGTCTCGTGCCGCAAGATCAACGCGAAGCGATGTACGCCCTCGGCGCCACGAAGTGGGAAGTCGTGCGCACGGCCGTGCTGCCGTACGCTCGCGCGGGCATTTTCGGCGGCGTCATCCTCAGCTTGGGACGCGCGCTCGGCGAAACCCTCGCCGTGACGATGGTCATCGGCAACACCACGAACCTCCCGAGGAACATCTGGGACTCGACGGCCACGATGTCGTCCATCATCGCCAACGAGTTCGCCGAGGCCGCGCGCGGCCTGCACCTCTCGAGCCTGCTCGGAATCGGCCTGCTGCTGTTCGTCACCTCGGTCATCGTGAACTACCTCGCGCGGCTCATCATCGCGCGCCTCACGCCCAAAGGAATTCGATGA
- the pstS gene encoding phosphate ABC transporter substrate-binding protein PstS: MKKMLTLVLVVASAGVASAQASLTGAGASFPFPLYSKMFAEYKNTKNVTVNYQSVGSGAGQRQIKERTVDFGASDTPVSNDDLGAYPGKLLHVPTALGAVVPIYNIPGVDASLKFTGAVLADIYLGKIKLWNDAAITKLNSGVSIPALPITVVRRSDGSGTTGVFTDYLSKVSRDWKSKVGSGTAVNWPVGIGARGNEGVSGTVRQTPGAIGYAELVYAQQNKIDFGSVQNRAGNFVKASEAAVTAAAKAVTLPADTRVSITNPPATAANAYPISSFTYVLVYQDQKYAGRTKAQAQALKDLLSWMVTTGQQYNEPLNYAELPDNAQTRARNIIRSMTFGGERLN; encoded by the coding sequence ATGAAGAAGATGCTGACTTTGGTCCTCGTCGTCGCCTCGGCGGGCGTCGCTTCCGCCCAAGCGAGCCTCACGGGCGCGGGCGCCTCGTTCCCGTTTCCGCTGTATTCGAAGATGTTCGCCGAGTACAAAAACACCAAGAACGTCACCGTCAACTACCAATCGGTCGGCTCGGGCGCAGGTCAGCGTCAGATCAAGGAGCGCACCGTCGACTTCGGCGCGTCCGACACGCCCGTGTCGAACGACGACCTCGGCGCGTACCCCGGCAAGCTTCTGCACGTCCCGACCGCGCTCGGCGCGGTCGTGCCGATCTACAACATCCCCGGCGTGGACGCGAGCCTCAAGTTCACGGGCGCGGTGCTCGCCGACATCTACCTCGGCAAGATCAAGCTGTGGAACGACGCCGCCATCACCAAGCTCAATTCGGGCGTGAGCATCCCGGCGCTTCCGATCACGGTCGTGCGCCGATCGGACGGCTCGGGCACGACGGGCGTCTTCACGGACTACCTGTCGAAGGTCAGCCGCGACTGGAAGTCCAAGGTCGGCTCGGGCACCGCCGTCAATTGGCCGGTGGGCATCGGCGCGCGCGGCAACGAAGGCGTGTCGGGCACGGTGCGTCAGACGCCCGGCGCGATCGGTTACGCCGAACTCGTGTACGCGCAGCAGAACAAGATCGACTTCGGCAGCGTCCAGAACCGCGCGGGCAACTTCGTGAAGGCTTCGGAAGCCGCCGTCACCGCCGCCGCCAAGGCGGTGACGCTTCCCGCCGACACGCGCGTCTCCATCACCAATCCGCCCGCGACGGCCGCCAACGCCTACCCGATCTCGTCGTTCACGTACGTTTTGGTGTACCAAGACCAGAAGTACGCGGGACGCACGAAGGCCCAGGCGCAAGCCCTCAAGGACTTGCTGAGCTGGATGGTCACGACGGGTCAGCAGTACAACGAGCCCCTCAACTACGCCGAGTTGCCCGACAACGCGCAAACGCGGGCGCGCAACATCATCCGCTCGATGACGTTCGGCGGCGAGCGCCTCAACTGA
- the pstA gene encoding phosphate ABC transporter permease PstA produces the protein MTTTLARQDRLARSRSTRKVTNVVAAIVIGLGTLIVLAPLFWILGYLLVNGLGAINLDFFTKDPAPAGESGGGLRNAIVGTLLLIAIASVVGVVVGVAGGVFLSEYRAHKLVPLIRMVSDVMAGIPAIVLGLVSYALVVLPMGRFTALSGGVALGLLMIPIVVRTTEEVLKLVPVSVREAGLALGLPQWRVIWSVVLPSALGGIITGVMLSVARVAGEAAPLLFTAFGNPNLSVDPLQPVQALPLSIYQYVSSPFEEWHRLAYAGALVLIVLIFATTLLTRLVARRK, from the coding sequence ATGACGACCACGCTGGCCCGTCAAGATCGCCTCGCCCGCAGCCGCTCCACCCGCAAGGTCACGAACGTCGTCGCCGCGATCGTCATCGGCCTGGGCACCCTCATCGTCCTCGCGCCGCTCTTCTGGATCCTCGGGTACCTGCTCGTGAACGGGCTCGGCGCGATCAACCTCGACTTCTTCACCAAAGACCCCGCGCCGGCGGGCGAGTCGGGCGGCGGACTTCGCAACGCCATCGTCGGGACCTTGCTGCTCATCGCGATCGCCTCGGTGGTCGGCGTGGTGGTCGGCGTGGCGGGCGGCGTGTTTTTGTCCGAGTACCGCGCGCACAAGCTCGTGCCGCTCATCCGCATGGTCTCCGACGTCATGGCGGGCATCCCGGCGATCGTGCTGGGCCTCGTGTCGTACGCCCTCGTGGTGCTGCCGATGGGCCGCTTCACGGCCTTGTCGGGCGGCGTCGCCCTGGGCTTGCTGATGATCCCGATCGTGGTTCGCACGACCGAGGAGGTGCTCAAGCTCGTGCCCGTGTCGGTGCGTGAAGCGGGCCTCGCGCTCGGCTTGCCGCAGTGGCGCGTCATCTGGTCGGTCGTGCTGCCGTCCGCGCTCGGCGGCATCATCACGGGCGTGATGCTCTCGGTCGCGCGCGTCGCGGGCGAAGCCGCGCCCCTGTTGTTCACGGCCTTCGGCAATCCGAACCTCAGCGTCGATCCGTTGCAGCCCGTGCAAGCCTTGCCGCTTTCCATCTACCAGTACGTGTCGAGTCCGTTCGAGGAGTGGCACCGCCTCGCGTACGCGGGCGCCCTCGTCCTGATCGTCTTGATCTTCGCGACGACGCTGCTGACGCGCCTCGTCGCGCGCCGCAAGTGA